The genomic stretch TGGTGCTAAAGATGCGCTGACGATGGGCGCTTCTGCACAGCTTGGCTCCGATCATTATCAAGATCAGACCGAAATGTGGCTGGAAGGGCGTTACAAAACGATGCACTTCACCAGTGCTGACGTAGAAGCGAACGGTGAACGCACACTGATCCTTCAACCTGAATAGATTGAACGTAAACCTGATTTCGCATCAAGCGAAGTTGGAACGGAGTGAAAGGCCTTGAGAATCCAAGGTTTTTTCACTCCGTTTCTTGTATGTACGAACATTTTGCAAACATTCATTGCAGTTGATAACAGTGACCATGCTAGTTCTAGAGCCTTATTACTTGAGAGGTAATATTTTCAAACCAAAGTGGTCCAAATTAATTTTGACGGTGACGGAATCTAATGAGTGTTCATTCAGCAGGGAGTCTCCCGAAGATTTTAACCTTTTCCAAACTCCAGTTTTATGTTTAAACAAAAGATGCTCCAAACGATACGGATCTGAATTGATTTTTAATCCATTTTGAAAAGTGGTCACGACCTCTGTTCGCACTACTTCCGCAGCGATTTTTTCGAGTTCCTCCCTTGTGACCTCTTTATAGACTTCATTTACATTCCCATTTAATTTGATATGAAGTTGAAACTTCGGTTTTCCGTTCACGATTTTCATTGACTTTCGGACCTTTGGATGTTCCAAAGACAAGACAGCGGCATCTTCGCCATTTTTGGTAATGGCGAGAAATGACTCTTTCGTTTTCTGCTCTACCCAACGGAGTCCCGTTAACTTCTTATTGTTAAGCAAGCCGATCAGCTTTCCCTCAGACATGGCATACGCTCCGTCAACAAACAATTTCGGCTCTTTTTGTTCGTTTTTTTTCCACGTAGACCGATTGATCGACAAGGAGGGGAGCAAAATCGTGGTAGCCGGTTCTGTCAATTGTGCTGTCAGTTTAACAAATTGAGTCGGGGCAATGTAGGAGCGTTGTTTATAATCTTCTACAGGCTCATGTGACACCGTATTCAGGGGGGATACATTAAAGAATGCAGGTGTAGTAAGGATTTGATCAAGCGGCTCTTTCGTGCCGAATATCCATGGTGTAAGGCGAATTTCCTGATAGCGGCCAATTGCGTCAGTGCTGGTGAGGAAATCTGTCCTCAAGGCATTCTCGCTCATGATAATACATGAGATATGACTCCAAGACGTCCGCCCTTGCATTGAAGAATAAAGACGGTTCATGGCCTGCTTCAACGTTTTCCCTTTCGTTTTTCCAATCCACACCTGGGCAGGCTTATCCGACTTCCCAGTTTCAGTTTTTGCAACGTTTGTAAAATCAATCATTTGGGCATACAGAACGAAATGTTGATCCACATAATCAATGCCGATGCCCGTGACGTAATTGATGCTTTCGATTTCTTTAATATCCCAGCAGCCGCATATCAAGTTTACGAGCAAGAAAATGGGCATCAACTTAATTAATTTACTGTGAACTCTCATCTCATTCGGCATCCCTTTCTTGGCGAGTGTCATCCGG from Tumebacillus algifaecis encodes the following:
- a CDS encoding Ger(x)C family spore germination protein; the protein is MRVHSKLIKLMPIFLLVNLICGCWDIKEIESINYVTGIGIDYVDQHFVLYAQMIDFTNVAKTETGKSDKPAQVWIGKTKGKTLKQAMNRLYSSMQGRTSWSHISCIIMSENALRTDFLTSTDAIGRYQEIRLTPWIFGTKEPLDQILTTPAFFNVSPLNTVSHEPVEDYKQRSYIAPTQFVKLTAQLTEPATTILLPSLSINRSTWKKNEQKEPKLFVDGAYAMSEGKLIGLLNNKKLTGLRWVEQKTKESFLAITKNGEDAAVLSLEHPKVRKSMKIVNGKPKFQLHIKLNGNVNEVYKEVTREELEKIAAEVVRTEVVTTFQNGLKINSDPYRLEHLLFKHKTGVWKRLKSSGDSLLNEHSLDSVTVKINLDHFGLKILPLK